From Mesorhizobium sp., the proteins below share one genomic window:
- a CDS encoding nitrate reductase subunit alpha — MSHFLDRLTFFNKVSEPFSNGHGVTTSEDRSWEDGYRKRWQHDKIVRSTHGANCTGSCSWKIYVKGGIVTWETQQTDYPRTRPDLPNHEPRGCSRGASYSWYLYSGNRVKYPLIRSRLVRLWREARATMTPVAAWKSIVENPEKRDSYTKKRGHGGFVRAKWDEANEIIAAANAYTAKTHGPDRIFGFSPIPAMSMVSYAAGSRYLSLIGGVCMSFYDWYCDLPPASPQTWGEQTDVPESADWYNAGFIILWGSNVPQTRTPDAHFFTEARYRGMKSAVICPDYSEASKFGDIWLSVKQGTDSALAMAMGHVILKEYHVDRQVSYFRDYVRQYTDMPMLVKLVKKGDSYVPDRLLRAADFDKALDETNNPDWKTVAYDEASGKIVAPRGSVGFRWGEEGKWNLEEKESSGAGTRLRLSLDEIRDDMVEVAFPYFGNIAHEHFASTDHASILERRVPAKKLMLTDGETLVASVHDLFLANYGVDRGFGGDNVAKSLDDDVPYTPAWAEKITGVSRDKIIHVAREFATNAEKTNGRSMVIIGAAMNHWYHCDMNYRGVINMLVMCGCVGQSGGGWAHYVGQEKLRPQAGWAPLAFALDWGRPPRQQNSTSAFYAHTDQWRYETINVGDLVSPTAPAGPWDGAIIDYNVRAERMGWLPSAPQFETNPLQVAKDAAAVGMEAKDYVAKSLKDGTLKMSCEDPDNPKNWPRNLFVWRSNLLGSSGKGHEYFLKHLLGTTHGVLGKDLGVEGRTKPAEVAWHEHAPEGKLDLLVTLDFRMSTTCVYSDIVLPTATWYEKNDLNTSDMHPFIHPLTGAVDPAWEARSDWEIYKGIAKAFSDVAPEVLGVEKDVVLNPIMHDSPNEIAQPYDVKDWKRGEVEPIPGRTMPTVTVVERDYPNTYRRFTALGPLLEKVGNGIKGIAWKTGHEVELLRQLNGVVTEEGPTKGMAKIVTDIDAAEVVLMLAPETNGEVAVRSWESLSKTTGREHAHLALPKEDEKIRFRDIVAQPRKIISAPTWSGLESEKVCYNAGYTNVHELIPWRTLTGRQQLYQDHLWMRAFGEGFCVYRPPVDLGTIKPVMDMKPNGEKQIVLNFITPHQKWGIHSTYTDNLMMLTLSRGGPIVWLSETDAARAGIVDNDWVEAYNSNGALVARAVVSQRMKNGTLFMYHAQEKIVNVPGSEMTGNRGGIHNSVTRAVLKPTHMIGGYAQLAYGFNYYGTIGTNRDEFVIIRKVKNVDWLERPHKDAMASETPQAAE; from the coding sequence ATGAGCCATTTTCTCGACCGCCTGACCTTCTTCAACAAGGTCTCCGAGCCTTTCTCGAACGGTCACGGCGTCACCACGTCGGAGGACCGCAGTTGGGAGGACGGCTATCGCAAGCGCTGGCAGCACGACAAGATCGTGCGCTCGACGCACGGCGCCAACTGCACCGGCTCCTGCTCCTGGAAGATCTATGTCAAGGGCGGCATCGTCACCTGGGAGACGCAGCAGACCGACTATCCGCGCACCCGGCCGGACTTGCCAAACCATGAACCGCGCGGCTGCTCGCGCGGTGCCTCCTATAGCTGGTATCTCTATTCCGGTAACCGCGTGAAGTATCCGCTGATCCGCTCGCGCCTCGTCAGGCTGTGGCGCGAGGCGCGTGCCACGATGACGCCGGTGGCAGCCTGGAAGAGCATCGTCGAGAACCCTGAAAAGCGCGACAGCTACACAAAGAAGCGCGGCCACGGCGGTTTCGTGCGGGCGAAATGGGACGAGGCGAACGAGATCATCGCCGCCGCCAACGCCTATACCGCCAAGACGCACGGGCCGGACCGCATCTTCGGCTTCTCGCCCATCCCCGCCATGTCGATGGTGAGCTATGCGGCGGGTTCGCGCTACCTGTCGCTGATCGGCGGCGTGTGCATGTCCTTCTACGATTGGTACTGCGATCTGCCGCCGGCAAGCCCGCAGACCTGGGGCGAGCAGACAGACGTTCCCGAATCCGCCGACTGGTACAATGCCGGCTTCATCATCCTGTGGGGTTCGAACGTGCCGCAGACGCGCACGCCGGACGCGCATTTCTTCACCGAGGCGCGCTACCGCGGCATGAAGAGCGCGGTGATCTGCCCGGATTACTCCGAGGCCTCGAAGTTCGGCGACATCTGGCTGTCGGTGAAACAGGGCACCGATTCCGCCCTCGCCATGGCGATGGGCCACGTCATTCTCAAGGAATACCACGTCGATCGGCAGGTGTCCTACTTCCGGGATTATGTCCGCCAGTACACCGATATGCCGATGCTCGTGAAGCTGGTGAAGAAGGGCGATTCCTACGTCCCGGATCGGCTCTTGCGCGCCGCCGACTTCGACAAAGCTCTCGACGAAACCAACAATCCCGACTGGAAGACCGTCGCTTATGACGAGGCCAGCGGAAAGATCGTCGCTCCGCGCGGCTCGGTCGGCTTCCGGTGGGGCGAAGAGGGCAAGTGGAACCTCGAGGAGAAGGAGAGTTCCGGAGCCGGGACGCGGCTGCGCCTGTCGCTCGACGAGATCCGGGACGATATGGTCGAGGTCGCCTTCCCCTATTTCGGCAACATCGCGCACGAGCATTTCGCCAGTACCGACCATGCCAGCATTTTGGAGCGGCGCGTCCCGGCGAAGAAGCTGATGCTTACGGACGGGGAAACCCTCGTCGCCTCGGTTCACGATCTCTTCCTCGCCAATTATGGGGTCGACCGTGGGTTCGGCGGCGACAACGTCGCCAAGTCGCTCGATGACGACGTGCCGTACACGCCTGCCTGGGCCGAAAAGATCACCGGGGTTTCGCGCGACAAGATCATCCATGTCGCGCGCGAATTCGCGACCAATGCCGAAAAGACCAATGGCCGTTCCATGGTCATCATCGGCGCGGCCATGAACCACTGGTATCACTGCGACATGAACTATCGCGGCGTCATCAACATGCTGGTGATGTGCGGCTGCGTGGGACAGTCAGGCGGCGGCTGGGCGCACTATGTCGGGCAGGAAAAGCTGCGTCCCCAGGCAGGATGGGCACCGCTCGCTTTCGCGCTCGATTGGGGCCGGCCCCCTCGCCAGCAGAATTCGACCTCCGCCTTCTACGCACACACCGACCAATGGCGCTACGAGACCATCAATGTCGGCGATCTCGTCTCGCCAACGGCCCCAGCCGGACCGTGGGATGGCGCGATCATCGACTACAATGTGCGCGCCGAACGCATGGGATGGCTGCCGTCGGCGCCGCAGTTCGAGACCAATCCGCTGCAGGTGGCCAAGGATGCCGCAGCCGTCGGAATGGAGGCGAAGGACTACGTCGCCAAATCGCTGAAGGACGGCACGCTGAAGATGTCGTGCGAGGATCCGGACAATCCGAAGAACTGGCCCCGCAACCTATTCGTCTGGCGTTCCAACCTGCTCGGCTCGTCCGGCAAGGGCCATGAGTATTTCCTCAAGCATCTGCTCGGTACGACGCATGGCGTGCTTGGCAAGGATCTCGGCGTCGAAGGTCGCACCAAACCGGCGGAAGTCGCCTGGCACGAGCACGCGCCGGAAGGAAAGCTGGACCTTCTCGTAACGCTCGATTTCCGCATGTCCACGACCTGCGTCTATTCCGACATCGTGCTTCCGACGGCCACCTGGTACGAAAAGAACGATCTCAATACGTCCGACATGCACCCCTTCATCCACCCGCTGACGGGGGCAGTCGACCCGGCCTGGGAGGCGCGCAGCGACTGGGAGATCTACAAGGGGATTGCCAAGGCGTTCTCCGACGTCGCGCCCGAGGTTCTGGGAGTCGAGAAGGATGTCGTCCTCAATCCGATCATGCACGACAGCCCGAACGAGATCGCCCAGCCCTATGACGTGAAGGACTGGAAGCGGGGCGAGGTCGAGCCGATCCCGGGACGGACCATGCCGACAGTGACGGTGGTGGAGCGGGATTATCCCAACACCTACAGACGCTTCACGGCTCTCGGTCCGCTGCTGGAAAAAGTCGGCAACGGCATCAAGGGAATAGCCTGGAAGACCGGCCACGAGGTCGAGCTTCTCAGGCAACTGAATGGCGTCGTGACCGAGGAAGGCCCGACCAAGGGGATGGCGAAGATCGTCACCGACATCGACGCGGCGGAGGTCGTTCTCATGCTTGCCCCAGAAACCAACGGGGAAGTCGCGGTCAGATCCTGGGAATCTCTGTCGAAGACCACGGGCCGCGAGCATGCCCATCTGGCATTGCCCAAGGAAGACGAGAAGATCCGCTTCCGGGATATCGTCGCGCAGCCGCGCAAGATCATCTCGGCGCCGACCTGGTCGGGACTGGAGAGCGAGAAGGTCTGCTACAATGCCGGTTACACGAACGTGCACGAACTCATCCCCTGGCGCACGCTGACCGGGCGGCAGCAGCTCTACCAGGATCATCTGTGGATGCGCGCCTTCGGTGAAGGATTCTGCGTCTACCGCCCGCCGGTCGATCTCGGCACGATCAAGCCGGTGATGGACATGAAGCCGAACGGCGAAAAGCAGATCGTCCTCAACTTCATCACCCCGCACCAGAAATGGGGCATCCACTCCACGTATACCGACAATCTCATGATGCTCACGCTGTCGCGCGGCGGACCGATCGTCTGGCTCAGCGAAACCGACGCGGCCAGGGCCGGCATCGTCGATAACGACTGGGTCGAAGCCTACAATTCCAACGGCGCGCTGGTGGCCCGCGCGGTGGTCTCGCAGCGCATGAAGAACGGGACGCTCTTCATGTACCACGCGCAGGAGAAGATCGTG
- a CDS encoding MFS transporter — translation MQDSVGVDRGDQSRALWLSTISFTVCFAVWTIFAIIGIEIKQDLGLSDTEFGLLVGTPILTGSLIRLPLGIWSDQYGGRVVFTLTMLSAAVMTALLVFAYDYPTFLLAALGVGIAGGSFSVGVAYVAKWFPKERQGTALGIFGAGNVGAAVTKFTAPVIMVAYGWTTVALIWAAALAIMAVIFFAMTSDDPDLARRRGSGQKPESMAAMMEPLKNIQVWRFSLYYFFVFGGFVALALWLPRYLIGVYGLDITTAGMVGAAYSIPASIFRAYGGHLSDKFGARRIMYWTFLVAVVCTFVLSYPPTQYVVEGIRGPVAFSTQMGLTGFIVVTFVLGFFMSLGKAAVYKHIPVYYPDRVGAVGGVVGLVGGLGGFVLPIAFGALNDLTGVWQSCFWLLFLIVSASLVWMHVAIRQMERAAEAEGVPTRTLPELPEMQPIHGPASQGALAATGAIKDWRPEDPGFWAGGGSAIARRNLWISVPCLLLSFSVWMVWSVVVAKLPSVGFAFTNEQLFWLASLPGLSGATLRIFYSFMPAIFGGRLWTTIATWSLLIPALGMGFAVQNPDTPYWIFLALSLLCGFGGGNFASSMANISFFFPKAEKGNALAINAGLGNLGVSVVQFVVPLAITAGVFGWLGGDPQTATQNGVTTTLWLQNAGFVFVPFIVASAFAAWFGMNDIASMKASFADQAVIFRRTHNWIMCWLYTGTFGSFIGFSAAFPLLSKILYPEVNALKYAFLGPLVGALARAAAGKPSDRFGGGRITLWVFIIMSLGVVGVLYAISLTGQPQSFPIFFASFLVLFAASGIGNASTFQMIPMIMRKEILRLEPGMSAAESTKQSDKEAAAIIGFTSAIAAYGAFFIPKSFGTSISATGGAEVALYSFLAFYLSCIAITWWFYTRRGGLLFDVEHAKRTAPTVATEGAR, via the coding sequence ATGCAAGATTCAGTAGGGGTCGATCGCGGAGACCAGTCGCGAGCGCTTTGGCTATCGACGATTTCCTTCACCGTCTGCTTTGCAGTCTGGACGATCTTTGCGATCATCGGAATCGAGATCAAGCAGGACCTGGGACTGAGCGACACCGAGTTCGGCCTTTTGGTCGGCACGCCGATCCTGACCGGATCGCTGATCCGTCTCCCCCTCGGCATCTGGTCCGATCAGTATGGCGGGCGCGTCGTGTTCACGCTGACCATGCTCTCGGCGGCGGTCATGACCGCCCTGCTGGTCTTCGCCTACGACTACCCCACCTTCCTGCTGGCCGCGCTCGGCGTCGGCATCGCGGGCGGGTCCTTTTCAGTCGGCGTGGCCTATGTGGCGAAGTGGTTCCCGAAGGAGAGGCAAGGAACCGCGCTGGGCATCTTCGGCGCCGGCAACGTCGGAGCGGCGGTCACCAAATTCACCGCGCCCGTCATCATGGTCGCTTACGGCTGGACGACGGTGGCGCTGATCTGGGCGGCGGCGCTCGCCATCATGGCCGTCATCTTTTTCGCGATGACGAGCGATGATCCCGATCTTGCTCGCCGCCGTGGCTCGGGCCAGAAGCCGGAATCGATGGCAGCGATGATGGAGCCGCTGAAGAACATTCAGGTTTGGCGGTTCTCGCTCTACTACTTCTTCGTGTTTGGCGGCTTCGTCGCCCTAGCGCTCTGGCTGCCGCGCTATCTCATCGGCGTCTATGGCCTCGACATCACGACAGCCGGCATGGTCGGCGCCGCCTACTCCATTCCGGCATCGATCTTTCGGGCCTATGGCGGGCACCTGTCCGACAAGTTCGGCGCGCGCCGGATCATGTACTGGACGTTTCTCGTCGCGGTCGTATGCACTTTCGTCCTGTCATATCCGCCGACGCAGTATGTGGTCGAAGGCATCAGAGGACCTGTCGCGTTCTCGACGCAGATGGGGCTGACGGGCTTCATCGTCGTCACCTTCGTGCTCGGCTTCTTCATGAGCCTCGGCAAGGCCGCCGTCTACAAACACATTCCCGTCTACTATCCTGACCGCGTCGGCGCGGTTGGTGGCGTGGTCGGCCTGGTCGGCGGCCTTGGCGGCTTCGTGCTGCCCATCGCCTTCGGGGCACTCAACGACCTGACCGGCGTCTGGCAGAGCTGTTTCTGGCTGCTGTTCCTGATCGTCTCGGCTTCACTCGTGTGGATGCACGTCGCCATCCGGCAGATGGAGCGTGCCGCAGAAGCGGAAGGCGTGCCGACCCGCACCTTGCCCGAACTGCCCGAGATGCAACCGATTCATGGACCGGCCAGCCAAGGCGCCCTGGCAGCCACCGGCGCCATCAAAGATTGGCGCCCGGAGGATCCAGGCTTCTGGGCGGGCGGCGGCAGCGCCATAGCGCGCCGCAATCTGTGGATCTCCGTGCCGTGTCTGCTGCTGTCCTTTTCGGTCTGGATGGTTTGGTCGGTGGTCGTCGCCAAGCTGCCTTCCGTCGGCTTTGCCTTCACCAACGAGCAGCTCTTCTGGCTCGCTTCTCTGCCCGGGCTCTCCGGTGCGACGCTTCGCATCTTCTATTCCTTCATGCCGGCCATCTTCGGCGGCCGGTTGTGGACGACCATCGCCACCTGGTCGCTGCTGATTCCGGCGCTCGGAATGGGCTTTGCCGTGCAGAACCCCGACACGCCCTACTGGATCTTCCTGGCGCTGTCGCTGCTGTGCGGCTTTGGCGGCGGCAACTTCGCCTCCTCGATGGCCAACATCTCCTTCTTCTTCCCGAAGGCCGAGAAGGGAAATGCGCTGGCGATCAATGCAGGCCTCGGCAATCTCGGCGTCAGCGTTGTGCAGTTCGTCGTGCCTCTGGCCATCACGGCCGGCGTCTTCGGCTGGCTCGGCGGAGACCCGCAGACCGCGACGCAAAATGGCGTGACCACTACGCTGTGGCTGCAGAATGCGGGCTTCGTGTTCGTGCCCTTCATCGTCGCCAGCGCCTTTGCGGCATGGTTCGGCATGAACGACATCGCAAGCATGAAGGCTTCCTTCGCCGATCAGGCGGTGATCTTCCGCCGCACCCACAACTGGATCATGTGCTGGCTCTACACCGGCACGTTCGGCTCGTTCATCGGCTTTTCGGCAGCCTTCCCGCTGCTGTCGAAGATTCTCTATCCGGAAGTGAACGCGCTCAAATACGCCTTCCTCGGACCCCTCGTCGGAGCCCTGGCGCGCGCAGCCGCCGGCAAACCCAGCGACCGTTTCGGCGGCGGGAGGATCACGCTCTGGGTCTTCATCATCATGAGCCTCGGCGTCGTCGGCGTCCTGTATGCGATTTCGCTGACCGGTCAGCCGCAGTCCTTCCCGATCTTCTTCGCCAGCTTCCTCGTCCTGTTCGCGGCGAGCGGGATCGGCAACGCATCGACCTTCCAGATGATCCCGATGATCATGCGCAAGGAGATCTTGCGGCTTGAGCCCGGAATGTCGGCGGCCGAAAGCACCAAGCAGTCCGACAAGGAGGCCGCGGCCATCATCGGCTTCACCTCGGCGATCGCCGCCTATGGCGCCTTCTTCATCCCGAAAAGCTTCGGCACCTCGATTTCCGCGACCGGCGGGGCGGAGGTCGCGCTCTACTCCTTCCTTGCCTTCTATCTGAGCTGCATCGCCATCACCTGGTGGTTCTACACGCGCCGCGGCGGCCTGCTTTTCGACGTCGAGCACGCAAAGCGCACCGCCCCGACCGTGGCGACGGAGGGTGCGCGATGA
- a CDS encoding cyclic nucleotide-binding domain-containing protein produces MRLEEQAEMARLPLFAATRPEHLESLLRQSFLQRFPAHVELVHEGEPPDFLHVVVDGQVEIFSRHGRRETTIAVLTRNESFILAAVLTDRPYLKSARALTSARILMMPAELVRQTVAEDAGFAHALMMELARSYRNVVKELKNQKLRSGLERLAAWLLRTDTELGGKGTFELPYEKRVLAARIGVAPEVLSRCFASLLAYHVKVAGKTITLGDREALARLAPPNHLIDDADA; encoded by the coding sequence GTGAGGTTGGAAGAACAAGCAGAAATGGCCAGGCTGCCGCTCTTTGCGGCAACCCGCCCGGAGCATCTCGAATCGCTGCTGCGGCAATCGTTCCTTCAGCGGTTTCCGGCGCATGTCGAACTCGTCCACGAGGGCGAGCCGCCGGATTTCCTGCACGTGGTAGTGGACGGGCAGGTCGAGATCTTCTCTCGGCACGGCCGCCGCGAGACAACGATCGCGGTCCTCACTCGCAACGAGAGTTTCATCCTGGCCGCGGTCTTGACTGACCGCCCCTATCTGAAATCCGCGCGCGCATTGACCTCCGCTCGCATCCTGATGATGCCCGCCGAACTGGTCCGGCAAACGGTGGCAGAGGACGCCGGCTTCGCCCACGCGCTGATGATGGAACTCGCGCGGTCCTACCGCAATGTGGTGAAGGAGTTGAAGAACCAGAAGTTGCGGTCCGGCCTCGAGCGGCTTGCCGCCTGGCTGCTGAGAACGGACACCGAACTGGGTGGCAAGGGGACGTTCGAACTGCCATACGAAAAGAGGGTGCTGGCCGCGCGTATCGGCGTCGCGCCAGAGGTTCTGTCGCGATGCTTCGCGTCGCTGCTCGCCTATCACGTGAAGGTGGCGGGCAAGACAATCACCCTCGGCGACCGGGAAGCCCTGGCCAGGCTCGCACCTCCCAACCATCTCATTGACGATGCCGACGCCTGA
- a CDS encoding metalloregulator ArsR/SmtB family transcription factor produces MSISNPKQALYEQFAQVAKAFGNPQRLELVEHLAQGPRSVEALAAKLSLPVANVSQHLQAMRRAGLVTSERDGKFVNYSLADDGVLDAFAAIRSVAEKHSAEVERVVRGWFDRRDDMEPISREELAARMSDGAVTVIDVRPPDEYALGHLPGAINVPLSELSARSEGFEPGREVVAYCRGPWCVMSFEAVAELRSQGLRARRLEDGMPEWKAAGLLVESGA; encoded by the coding sequence ATGTCAATCTCCAACCCGAAGCAGGCGCTCTACGAGCAGTTCGCGCAGGTGGCGAAGGCGTTCGGTAACCCGCAGCGGCTCGAACTTGTCGAGCATCTGGCCCAAGGTCCGCGTAGCGTGGAGGCGCTGGCGGCGAAGCTCTCACTTCCCGTGGCGAACGTCTCGCAACACCTGCAGGCGATGCGTCGCGCTGGCCTGGTCACCTCCGAGCGCGACGGCAAGTTCGTGAACTACAGCTTGGCCGACGACGGCGTGCTCGATGCCTTCGCCGCCATCCGCTCCGTGGCCGAGAAGCACTCGGCGGAGGTAGAACGGGTGGTGCGCGGCTGGTTCGACCGCCGGGACGACATGGAGCCGATCTCGCGCGAGGAACTGGCGGCGCGGATGAGCGACGGCGCGGTCACTGTCATCGACGTCCGCCCCCCAGACGAATACGCGCTCGGCCATCTTCCGGGAGCCATCAACGTCCCGCTTTCGGAGCTTTCGGCGCGGTCGGAAGGATTCGAGCCAGGCCGCGAAGTAGTCGCCTATTGCCGGGGACCTTGGTGCGTCATGTCCTTCGAGGCGGTCGCCGAACTCCGGTCTCAGGGATTGCGGGCCCGCAGGCTAGAGGATGGCATGCCTGAGTGGAAAGCGGCGGGCCTTCTGGTCGAATCTGGCGCTTGA
- a CDS encoding DsrE family protein produces the protein MSNTLLILNDPPYGTERCYNGLRLANALAKSDPDGKVGVFLMADAVLAAKAGQKTPDGYYNLERMLKRLLAAKGSVLLCGTCMDARGMTDQELVEGTRRSTMDELAAVTLAADKVLVF, from the coding sequence ATGTCCAATACGTTGCTTATCCTCAATGACCCGCCTTACGGCACCGAGCGCTGCTATAACGGGCTTCGCCTCGCCAACGCCCTTGCGAAGTCCGATCCGGACGGAAAGGTCGGAGTCTTCCTGATGGCCGACGCGGTCCTCGCGGCTAAGGCAGGGCAGAAGACGCCCGACGGCTACTACAACCTCGAGCGAATGCTGAAACGGCTGCTGGCCGCCAAGGGCAGTGTCCTCCTCTGCGGCACCTGCATGGACGCACGCGGCATGACGGACCAGGAGCTGGTCGAAGGGACCCGCCGAAGCACCATGGATGAACTCGCAGCGGTAACGCTCGCCGCCGACAAGGTCCTGGTGTTCTGA
- a CDS encoding Mu transposase C-terminal domain-containing protein → MSDPFPDEIDEALWDEACRRADAIRGFLKRNSEGATAGEVAELVAELGLSQATAYRLIKLFRAGGTVLSLVDRKRGRPEGHRALDKKREEIIRATISAHYLKQTRPTVSQLVRDVQTNCMSAGLKPPHRRTIVARLTDIDLQKRAKRRGEQKIVKATTPVPGVFGASRPLEVVQMDHTKADVFVVDEETRQPIGRPWLTLAMDVCSRMVTGFYLTMDAPSRLSTSLCLLHSVFDKSAWLREREIAEPWPVAGLPDTVHVDNGPDFRSRAFRRGCQDADIAIEWRPPGEPRFGGHIERLIGTQMGRLHLLPGTTFSNEQELGEYNPKRHAALTLRELERYIALDIVGSYHQSIHSSLGRPPIAVWREREGEIPLRLPQDRLRFWLTFLPEQERTLRPTGVHLFGLRYWSAALTADVGRADRRLLVKYDPRDMARIFVRRPSGNFVEARYADLTLPSITLHEAVTARRTLLAKGRREVDTGVIVRTAIAQRELVEAATKKTAVARRGLASSKSKVDDRGWGSLRGVDSSKPVPFVEDTD, encoded by the coding sequence ATGAGCGACCCATTTCCCGATGAAATTGATGAGGCACTTTGGGATGAAGCGTGCAGGCGTGCGGACGCGATCCGCGGCTTCCTGAAGCGAAATTCTGAGGGCGCGACGGCCGGAGAAGTTGCGGAACTCGTAGCCGAACTCGGCCTTAGTCAGGCAACTGCATACCGGCTGATCAAGCTGTTCCGCGCCGGCGGGACCGTGCTGTCTCTGGTGGATCGGAAACGGGGCCGCCCCGAGGGTCATCGTGCCCTGGACAAGAAGCGGGAGGAGATCATCCGCGCGACGATCAGCGCCCACTACCTGAAACAGACCCGGCCGACGGTTTCGCAGCTGGTCCGTGACGTGCAAACAAACTGCATGTCGGCGGGGCTCAAGCCACCGCATCGCCGGACGATAGTGGCCCGCCTCACGGACATCGACCTCCAGAAGCGTGCCAAGCGCCGCGGCGAACAGAAGATCGTCAAGGCGACGACGCCTGTTCCCGGAGTGTTCGGTGCATCCCGACCCCTCGAAGTCGTCCAGATGGATCATACGAAGGCCGACGTCTTCGTCGTCGACGAGGAAACCCGGCAGCCGATCGGCAGGCCGTGGCTGACGCTAGCGATGGACGTCTGCAGCCGGATGGTCACAGGGTTCTATCTCACCATGGACGCGCCGTCTCGGCTGTCGACCAGCCTGTGCCTTCTACACTCCGTATTCGACAAATCGGCATGGCTGCGGGAACGTGAGATCGCCGAGCCGTGGCCCGTCGCCGGCCTGCCTGACACGGTACACGTCGACAACGGCCCCGACTTCCGCAGCAGGGCGTTCAGGAGAGGATGCCAGGACGCCGACATCGCGATCGAGTGGCGGCCACCGGGTGAGCCGCGTTTCGGCGGTCACATCGAGCGCCTGATCGGCACGCAGATGGGGAGGCTGCACCTGCTGCCCGGGACGACATTCAGCAACGAACAGGAGCTCGGCGAATACAACCCCAAGCGGCACGCAGCGCTGACTTTGAGGGAACTCGAGCGCTACATCGCACTCGACATCGTCGGCTCCTACCATCAGTCGATCCACAGTTCCCTAGGCCGCCCGCCGATTGCGGTCTGGCGGGAGCGCGAGGGCGAGATCCCGCTTCGGCTACCGCAGGATCGGCTCCGATTCTGGCTGACCTTCCTGCCCGAGCAGGAGCGCACTTTGCGGCCGACTGGCGTTCACCTGTTCGGCCTGCGCTATTGGTCGGCGGCACTCACCGCCGACGTCGGTCGCGCTGATCGCCGCCTGCTTGTCAAGTACGATCCACGTGACATGGCGCGCATCTTCGTTCGACGGCCGTCGGGAAACTTTGTGGAAGCCCGATATGCTGATTTGACGCTGCCTTCGATCACGCTGCACGAGGCGGTGACCGCCCGACGCACCCTTCTGGCGAAAGGCCGCCGTGAAGTTGACACCGGCGTCATCGTCCGCACCGCCATCGCCCAGCGAGAATTGGTCGAGGCGGCAACGAAGAAGACGGCAGTGGCACGACGCGGGTTGGCTTCTTCGAAATCGAAGGTGGATGATCGCGGATGGGGCTCGCTCCGCGGTGTCGACTCCAGCAAACCTGTACCCTTTGTTGAGGATACAGATTGA
- a CDS encoding TniB family NTP-binding protein encodes MNDEASHLTASAAALLAETDERRIWAIRSRRWVLYPRAKQALDRLSRLLDHPRGTRMPSVAIYGDSGMGKTMIMKRFRDEHPPSFNPLTGTLKTPVLAMEMTSRPGERRFYAELLTLLGAPQRPRADIAQMEQAALRIMEAIGVQVLVIDEVHNILAGSYREQRIVLNTLRFLSNRLQISLICFGVNEAREAISGDVQLARRFEQFTLSRWAANEQFETLVASILRNTPLRRPSVLTPKSLRRILQITEGITASIFHMINSLAVEAIESGREHINDEAVENWEPEFDAEAAFA; translated from the coding sequence ATGAACGATGAAGCCTCCCACCTGACCGCCAGCGCAGCGGCACTGCTTGCCGAAACTGACGAGCGACGCATTTGGGCGATACGATCACGCCGCTGGGTGCTCTACCCCCGCGCCAAACAGGCGCTCGATCGGCTGAGCCGGCTTCTTGATCATCCGCGCGGAACGCGCATGCCCTCGGTCGCGATCTACGGCGACAGCGGCATGGGAAAGACCATGATCATGAAGCGGTTCCGGGATGAGCACCCGCCGAGCTTCAATCCGCTGACGGGCACGTTGAAGACACCGGTCCTCGCGATGGAAATGACCAGCCGCCCCGGCGAGCGGCGCTTCTACGCCGAACTGCTCACCCTGCTGGGCGCGCCGCAGCGGCCGCGCGCCGACATCGCGCAAATGGAGCAAGCCGCCTTGCGGATCATGGAAGCGATCGGCGTGCAGGTGCTGGTCATCGACGAGGTGCACAACATACTTGCCGGATCCTACCGCGAGCAACGCATCGTTCTGAATACGCTCCGCTTCCTCAGCAATCGTTTGCAGATCTCCCTGATCTGCTTCGGCGTCAACGAGGCCCGGGAGGCGATCAGTGGTGACGTCCAGCTTGCGCGCCGGTTCGAGCAGTTCACCTTGAGCCGGTGGGCTGCGAACGAACAGTTCGAGACCCTGGTGGCCTCGATTCTGCGCAATACACCGCTGCGTCGTCCCTCGGTGCTTACGCCGAAATCGCTGCGACGGATCCTGCAGATCACCGAGGGTATCACCGCCAGCATCTTCCACATGATCAACAGCCTGGCCGTCGAGGCCATCGAGAGCGGCCGCGAGCACATTAACGACGAAGCAGTCGAGAACTGGGAGCCGGAGTTCGATGCCGAGGCGGCGTTCGCATGA